The following is a genomic window from Miltoncostaea oceani.
GAAGCTGAGCGTCTACTTCGGCGAGGGCGACCGGGCCGGGGGGCGCCTGCTGTCGGACGCCCTGATGGACCTGCTCGCCCGCCACGAGGCGCTCGCGTCGGTCCTGCTGCGCGGGGTGGAGGGCTTCGGGATCACGCAGCGGCTGCGGACCGACCGGCTGCTGAGCCTGTCGGAGGACCTCCCGCTCGTCGTTGTCGCCGTCGACACCCGCGCCCGCATCGACCGCCTGGTGGAGCCGGTCACGGCCCTGCTCGGCGGCGGCCTGGTGACGGTGGAGCGCGTCGCCCTGCCCGACCACGGGCTCGCCGGCGACCCGTCACCCCCGGCGGGGGATGAGGACGCGAAGCTGACGGTCTACTGCGGACGCGGCGAGGAGCGCGACGGCCGCCCCGTGCTGAGGACGGTGCTGGACGTGCTCCGCGGGGCGGGGCTCTCCGGCGCGACGGTCCTCGCCGGCCTCGACGGCACGGTGGCGGGGGAGCGCCGCCGCGCCCGGTTCCTCTCCCGCAACACGGGGGTGCCGGCGATGGTGCTGAGCGTCGGCCCGGGGGCGGCCCTCGCCGCGGCGCTGCCCCGCCTGCGCGCGCTGCTGCCCGGCCGTCACGTGATCACGCTGGAGCGGGTGCGGGTGGTGCGCCACGACGGGCGGGTGACGGGTGACCTGCCGGCCCCGCCCGCGGCCGACCCCGGCGGCCTGGCGCTCTGGCAGCGCGTCTCGGTGTTCGCGGGTGAGCGGGAGCGGTGGGAGGGGGGTCCGCTGCACGCCCGCCTGGTGCGGCGCCTGCGGGAGGCGGACGCCGCCGGGGTCACGGTGCTCCGCGGCCTGA
Proteins encoded in this region:
- a CDS encoding DUF190 domain-containing protein: MSADGRKLSVYFGEGDRAGGRLLSDALMDLLARHEALASVLLRGVEGFGITQRLRTDRLLSLSEDLPLVVVAVDTRARIDRLVEPVTALLGGGLVTVERVALPDHGLAGDPSPPAGDEDAKLTVYCGRGEERDGRPVLRTVLDVLRGAGLSGATVLAGLDGTVAGERRRARFLSRNTGVPAMVLSVGPGAALAAALPRLRALLPGRHVITLERVRVVRHDGRVTGDLPAPPAADPGGLALWQRVSVFAGERERWEGGPLHARLVRRLREADAAGVTVLRGLTGFSQGGPVHADHLWGVRRRTPVLVTMIDTVPEIARLWPVVARATASAGLVTCEVVPAARAAGPGAIRGGLRLADTSAP